In 'Nostoc azollae' 0708, the following are encoded in one genomic region:
- a CDS encoding transglycosylase domain-containing protein: protein MSCRTFEDKQPQQQTSSGFEFFKGVGQVTGGTLLSITLLTSSIVAGGLVGLAISFRNLPDVRQLRNFFPSETTYIYDIKGKLLTSVHGEANREVVPLDKISPNLKRAVLASEDGHFYSHHGINPSGVGRAVVVNLVAGGVKEGGSTITMQLVKNLFLSHKRAFTRKLAEAVLAIRLEQILTKDEILEMYLNQVYWGHNNYGAQTAARSYFNKSSEFLTLGESAMMAGLIQAPEEFSPFSSMKLAKQKQKEVLGRMLDLKWITQKEYDDALKQEIKLGRIRSFQGSALPYITNTVAQELAKKFGRDALLKGGMRVQTTVDAKFQMMAEETVIKWHNTLLGQGLYKNQLALVAIDPRTHFVKALVGGVDPKASEFNRATQAQRQPGSSFKPFVYYTAFATGKYAPDSTVVDAPVSYRDGNGWYFPRNYDGGFSGTISIRTALSQSRNIPVIKIGKAIGMNKVIETCRTLGIMSPMEPVTSLPLGAIGVTPLEMASAYATFANYGWQSSATVIVRVTDSTGNVLLDNTPKPQRVLDSWASAAIIDVMQSVVTSGTGKGAALDRPVAGKTGTTSSEKDIWFVGTVPQLTTAVWVGRDDNRQLSSGATGGGMVAPIWRDFMVKALKDVPVEKFKSPSQFPRPKSN, encoded by the coding sequence GTGTCGTGTAGGACTTTTGAAGACAAACAACCACAACAACAGACTTCATCTGGATTTGAGTTTTTTAAAGGAGTAGGTCAGGTAACTGGCGGTACTCTGCTATCTATCACGCTGCTAACAAGCTCTATTGTAGCCGGAGGACTAGTTGGCCTAGCTATTAGTTTCCGCAATTTACCAGATGTGAGACAACTACGTAACTTTTTTCCCTCAGAAACTACTTACATATACGACATTAAAGGTAAATTATTAACAAGTGTCCATGGTGAAGCCAATCGGGAAGTTGTACCCCTAGATAAAATTTCCCCAAATCTGAAACGGGCAGTATTAGCCAGTGAAGACGGTCACTTTTATTCTCACCACGGGATTAATCCTAGTGGTGTTGGTCGGGCTGTCGTAGTAAACTTGGTGGCAGGTGGTGTGAAGGAAGGTGGTTCTACCATCACCATGCAGTTAGTAAAGAACCTGTTTTTATCTCATAAGCGTGCTTTTACTCGGAAGTTAGCCGAAGCAGTTTTAGCAATTCGCTTAGAACAAATTCTTACCAAAGACGAAATTTTAGAAATGTACCTCAATCAAGTGTATTGGGGTCATAATAACTACGGTGCCCAAACAGCGGCTCGCAGTTACTTTAATAAATCATCAGAATTTTTAACGTTGGGTGAGTCAGCAATGATGGCGGGTTTAATCCAAGCCCCAGAAGAATTCAGCCCCTTTTCTAGTATGAAGCTGGCAAAACAGAAACAAAAAGAAGTGCTGGGGCGGATGCTGGACTTGAAGTGGATCACCCAGAAAGAATACGATGATGCCCTCAAGCAAGAAATCAAACTGGGCAGAATTAGGTCATTTCAAGGCAGCGCCCTACCTTACATCACCAATACCGTAGCCCAAGAATTAGCGAAAAAGTTTGGACGTGATGCACTGCTAAAAGGCGGGATGCGGGTACAAACCACTGTTGATGCCAAATTCCAAATGATGGCAGAGGAAACGGTGATCAAGTGGCATAATACTTTACTGGGTCAAGGGTTATACAAAAATCAACTTGCTCTAGTAGCGATTGACCCACGCACACATTTTGTAAAAGCCCTAGTCGGTGGTGTAGATCCTAAAGCCAGTGAGTTTAACCGCGCTACCCAAGCCCAACGTCAACCCGGATCTTCTTTTAAACCTTTTGTTTACTATACTGCTTTTGCTACTGGCAAATATGCTCCTGATAGCACGGTGGTAGATGCCCCAGTCAGCTACCGAGATGGTAATGGTTGGTATTTTCCCAGAAACTATGATGGTGGTTTTAGTGGTACAATTTCCATTCGGACTGCTCTGTCTCAGTCTCGTAATATCCCTGTAATTAAGATTGGTAAAGCTATAGGGATGAATAAGGTCATTGAAACTTGTCGGACTTTGGGGATTATGAGTCCGATGGAGCCTGTGACTTCCCTGCCTTTGGGTGCTATTGGTGTAACTCCGCTAGAAATGGCTAGTGCTTACGCTACCTTTGCTAATTATGGCTGGCAATCGTCGGCAACTGTAATTGTACGAGTTACTGATAGCACGGGGAATGTGTTACTCGATAACACACCTAAACCCCAGCGAGTTCTTGATTCTTGGGCTTCAGCAGCAATTATAGATGTTATGCAATCTGTGGTTACTAGTGGTACTGGTAAAGGCGCAGCTTTAGACCGACCAGTAGCTGGTAAGACGGGAACAACTTCTTCAGAAAAAGATATTTGGTTTGTGGGTACTGTACCACAACTCACTACTGCTGTTTGGGTAGGAAGGGATGATAACAGACAATTATCCAGCGGTGCGACTGGTGGGGGTATGGTTGCTCCCATTTGGCGTGATTTTATGGTCAAAGCCCTAAAAGACGTACCTGTTGAGAAGTTTAAGTCACCTTCTCAGTTCCCTCGTCCCAAGTCAAATTAA
- the tyrS gene encoding tyrosine--tRNA ligase: MTQNFSWLHRGVAEIFPQPHDDDHETESLEKRLVNANRPLRVKLGIDPTGADIHLGHSIPVRKLRAFQDAGHTAVLIIGDFTARIGDPTGKSHVRCQLTEGDVAQNAQTYLDQVRPILDFDTPGSLEVRYNSEWLSRLDLGKVLQLLSTMTVGQMLAKEGFAERYKKENPIFLHEFLYPLMQAYDSVATEADVELGGTDQKFNIAVGRDLQRHFGLKPQFGLLLPILIGTDGVRKMSKSLNNYVGLSEHPSQKYQKIQAVPDNLLSQYFELLTDLPLDSLPENPRARQEFLAWEIVRQYHGEVAATEAKEAAKSGGKEGTLLEFSLAAIVQFPVKLAFILGATGLCKSTAEGKRKIQEGGVRLDGEKVTDADTTFAAPGDLYFKVLQVGKKNFVRLVE; encoded by the coding sequence ATGACTCAAAATTTCTCTTGGCTACATCGCGGTGTGGCAGAAATTTTTCCTCAACCCCATGATGATGATCATGAAACTGAAAGTTTAGAAAAGCGTTTAGTCAATGCGAATCGTCCTTTAAGGGTTAAATTGGGCATTGATCCGACGGGCGCGGATATTCATTTGGGTCATAGTATACCAGTAAGAAAACTGCGAGCGTTTCAAGATGCTGGTCATACGGCTGTTTTAATTATTGGTGATTTTACTGCTCGCATCGGTGATCCTACTGGTAAGTCTCATGTACGTTGTCAACTGACAGAGGGCGATGTGGCACAAAATGCCCAAACTTATCTTGATCAAGTACGTCCTATTTTAGATTTTGATACACCTGGTAGCTTAGAGGTACGTTATAACTCGGAATGGCTTTCCCGTCTAGATTTAGGGAAGGTTTTGCAGTTACTTTCTACTATGACGGTGGGGCAAATGTTGGCTAAGGAAGGTTTTGCGGAACGTTATAAAAAAGAGAATCCAATTTTCCTCCATGAGTTCCTCTATCCATTAATGCAGGCTTATGATTCGGTAGCGACTGAGGCTGATGTGGAGTTGGGAGGTACTGATCAAAAGTTTAATATTGCGGTAGGAAGAGATTTACAGCGCCATTTTGGTCTGAAGCCTCAATTTGGGCTATTGTTGCCAATTTTGATTGGTACAGACGGTGTACGAAAAATGTCTAAGTCTTTAAATAATTATGTGGGGTTATCTGAACACCCTTCCCAAAAGTATCAAAAAATCCAAGCTGTGCCAGATAATCTACTGTCACAATATTTTGAATTATTGACGGATTTACCCTTGGACAGTTTACCAGAAAATCCACGCGCTCGCCAAGAATTTTTAGCCTGGGAAATTGTCCGTCAGTATCACGGGGAAGTAGCAGCAACTGAAGCCAAGGAAGCAGCAAAAAGTGGTGGGAAGGAAGGAACATTACTGGAGTTTTCTCTGGCTGCTATTGTTCAATTTCCGGTTAAATTAGCTTTTATTCTTGGTGCTACTGGTTTATGTAAAAGTACCGCAGAAGGCAAACGGAAAATTCAAGAGGGTGGTGTGCGGTTAGATGGAGAAAAGGTAACTGATGCAGATACAACTTTTGCCGCACCCGGGGATTTATACTTTAAGGTTTTACAAGTTGGTAAAAAGAATTTTGTGCGTTTAGTAGAGTGA
- the pyrF gene encoding orotidine-5'-phosphate decarboxylase, giving the protein MTTEKIIVALDVPDLESAITLVDKLPQVTFWKVGLELFTSTGPQILEILKSRQKQIFLDLKFHDIPNTVAGACRAAAGYGVDLLTVHATNGKDALKAATEAVQVGAEKAGTEPPKLIAITLLTSIYARQLVFDLKITLELPEFALQMALLAQESGLDGAVCSPQEVTQLRETCGNDFLFVCPGVRPLWADKGDQKRSLTPSQAIEAGADYLVIGRPITAASDPELAWQKISEELHSDKSVNQV; this is encoded by the coding sequence ATGACTACTGAAAAAATTATCGTTGCTTTAGATGTACCAGATTTAGAAAGTGCGATCACTCTTGTGGACAAACTTCCCCAAGTCACTTTCTGGAAGGTTGGTTTGGAGTTGTTTACCAGCACTGGTCCACAGATTCTGGAAATTCTCAAATCCCGACAAAAGCAGATATTTCTCGATTTGAAGTTTCACGATATCCCCAACACTGTTGCAGGTGCTTGTCGTGCTGCTGCTGGTTATGGAGTGGATTTGTTAACCGTTCATGCTACTAACGGGAAAGATGCCCTCAAAGCAGCCACTGAAGCAGTACAAGTAGGAGCAGAAAAAGCAGGTACAGAACCACCCAAGTTAATTGCTATCACCCTGTTAACCAGCATTTATGCTAGACAGTTGGTGTTTGATTTAAAAATTACCCTGGAATTACCAGAATTTGCTTTACAAATGGCGCTTTTAGCTCAAGAATCAGGATTAGATGGGGCTGTGTGTTCTCCCCAAGAGGTGACACAACTGCGGGAAACTTGTGGCAATGACTTTTTATTCGTTTGTCCAGGAGTCCGTCCCCTTTGGGCTGATAAAGGAGATCAAAAGCGCTCGCTCACCCCTTCCCAAGCTATCGAAGCCGGTGCAGATTATCTCGTGATTGGTCGTCCTATTACTGCTGCATCTGACCCTGAATTAGCTTGGCAGAAGATTAGTGAGGAATTACATTCCGATAAGTCAGTAAACCAAGTCTAA
- the ldpA gene encoding circadian clock protein LdpA, which translates to MTNLLALQSLKQGHWFKLICGASFQHLPAVRSLTLAYTLAGADCIDVAADPAVVVATQAGLQAAKDLAREAQKQGFGFKGDLPLLMVSLNDGEDPHFRKAEFNASSCPVDCPRPCEKICPAQAIVFNNIKDSFSGIIAEKCYGCGRCIPVCPYEMINTTSYISTPEAIAPLIMSKGIDAIEIHTKVGRLAEFQRLWVAIAPWADKLKLIAISCNDGKGLIDYLQAIYDLIIPHPEILIWQTDGRSMSGDIGNGTTIAGIKLGQKVLAANLPGYVQLAGGTNSYTVPKLKSIGLLKESGEHGAGGREQRAGSSQQGAADKGENTSPLQRQSPAFISGVAYGSYARVLLSPILEQLENKEVITTSVKANLRLEDEPELLWQAVKLAHSLVSQIKSQ; encoded by the coding sequence GTGACTAATCTGTTAGCTTTACAATCCCTAAAACAAGGTCACTGGTTCAAGTTGATTTGTGGAGCCAGTTTCCAACATCTACCTGCAGTTAGAAGTTTAACCTTAGCCTACACTTTGGCGGGTGCTGACTGCATAGACGTGGCAGCTGATCCGGCGGTAGTTGTAGCCACTCAAGCCGGTTTACAAGCAGCTAAGGATCTGGCTAGGGAAGCTCAAAAGCAAGGCTTTGGTTTTAAAGGTGATTTGCCTTTACTCATGGTCAGCCTCAACGACGGAGAAGATCCGCATTTTAGAAAAGCAGAATTTAATGCTAGTAGTTGTCCGGTAGATTGCCCTAGACCCTGTGAAAAAATTTGTCCAGCACAAGCTATTGTGTTTAACAATATAAAAGATAGCTTTTCAGGAATTATTGCTGAAAAATGTTATGGCTGCGGTCGTTGCATTCCAGTTTGTCCTTATGAGATGATAAATACAACATCTTATATATCAACTCCGGAAGCTATAGCACCATTGATCATGTCAAAGGGAATAGATGCCATAGAAATTCATACAAAAGTAGGGCGTTTGGCAGAATTCCAGCGTTTGTGGGTAGCGATCGCTCCTTGGGCAGATAAATTAAAGTTAATAGCTATCAGCTGTAACGATGGTAAAGGGCTGATTGATTATCTCCAAGCAATTTATGACCTGATCATCCCCCATCCCGAAATTCTAATTTGGCAAACAGACGGGCGCTCTATGAGTGGTGATATCGGCAATGGCACTACTATAGCAGGAATCAAACTAGGGCAAAAAGTTTTGGCAGCAAATCTACCAGGATATGTGCAGTTAGCAGGGGGTACTAATAGCTACACTGTTCCTAAATTAAAGTCCATTGGATTGCTGAAAGAGTCAGGGGAGCATGGAGCGGGGGGTAGGGAGCAGCGGGCAGGGAGTAGCCAACAGGGAGCAGCCGACAAGGGGGAAAATACCTCTCCTCTCCAACGCCAGTCGCCTGCCTTTATCTCCGGTGTTGCTTACGGTAGCTATGCCCGTGTATTGCTGTCACCGATTCTTGAACAGTTAGAAAATAAAGAGGTAATTACCACCAGTGTTAAAGCAAATCTACGCCTCGAAGATGAACCAGAACTACTATGGCAAGCTGTGAAACTTGCTCATTCTCTCGTTTCCCAGATTAAGTCACAGTAA
- a CDS encoding R3H domain-containing nucleic acid-binding protein, with translation MTITDDLQKLLDILPQDLRQELENHPKRDYLVEVVLDLGRRPEARFPHAAEYLSETPVTQAQIDDCIQRVGTFGGDNRAGIEQTLHRISAIRNRTGKIIGLTCRVGRAVFGTIGMIRDLVETGKSILMLGCPGVGKTTALREIARVLADDLNKRVVIIDTSNEIAGDGDIAHSAIGRARRMQVAKPELQHQVMIEAVENHMPEVIVIDEIGTELEALAARTIAERGVQLVGTAHGNQIENLIKNPTLSDLVGGIQAVTLGDDEARRRGSQKTVLERKAPPTFEIAVEMMERQRWVVHESVADTVDTLLRGRQANPQTRSMDENGKVAITRQLSVVQGRGGNLASEEESLPAVKQVNGWRSSGQMVALPPLSIERERVTGRSEFDRLLDESFNYSSDSIDFSHTKSAGPNGEDLPLHIYPYGVSRHQLEQVISVLTLPVVLTKDIDSGDAILALRSHVKNHAKLKQIAKARHLPIHVIKSSTIPQITRGLRRLLNIDDPEIGDDRELQLLLHSGSDDEIDALEEARLAVEQIVIPKGQPVELLPRSPQVRRMQHELVEHYRLKSNSFGEEPNRRLRIYPA, from the coding sequence ATGACGATTACAGACGATCTCCAAAAGTTACTGGACATTTTGCCCCAAGACCTGCGGCAAGAACTAGAAAATCATCCCAAAAGAGATTATCTAGTGGAAGTGGTCTTGGACTTAGGTCGTCGCCCAGAAGCTCGGTTTCCCCATGCAGCTGAGTATCTGAGCGAAACCCCCGTCACTCAAGCACAAATAGATGATTGCATTCAACGAGTCGGAACCTTTGGTGGAGATAATCGGGCAGGAATTGAGCAAACTTTACATCGCATCAGTGCTATCCGTAACCGCACAGGCAAAATTATTGGTTTAACTTGTCGTGTCGGCCGGGCGGTATTTGGCACAATTGGCATGATCCGCGATTTGGTAGAAACCGGCAAATCCATTCTCATGTTAGGTTGTCCTGGTGTGGGTAAAACCACTGCTTTACGGGAAATTGCCCGTGTATTGGCAGATGATTTAAATAAACGAGTGGTAATTATTGACACCTCTAATGAAATCGCTGGTGATGGTGATATAGCTCACTCTGCCATTGGCCGCGCTCGCCGGATGCAAGTAGCAAAGCCAGAATTACAACATCAAGTGATGATTGAGGCAGTGGAAAACCATATGCCGGAGGTGATTGTCATTGATGAAATCGGCACAGAACTGGAAGCTTTAGCAGCCCGTACAATTGCAGAGAGAGGTGTACAATTAGTTGGTACTGCTCACGGAAACCAAATTGAAAACCTCATCAAAAATCCCACGCTGTCTGATTTGGTGGGGGGTATTCAAGCAGTGACGCTGGGAGATGACGAAGCGAGACGACGCGGTTCACAGAAGACCGTTTTGGAACGTAAAGCTCCACCTACCTTTGAGATTGCTGTGGAAATGATGGAACGGCAACGCTGGGTAGTGCATGAAAGCGTAGCTGATACAGTGGATACTCTGTTAAGAGGTCGTCAAGCTAACCCACAAACACGAAGTATGGATGAAAATGGCAAAGTGGCGATTACCAGACAATTATCTGTGGTTCAGGGTCGTGGAGGTAACTTAGCTAGTGAGGAAGAATCTTTACCGGCTGTGAAGCAGGTTAATGGCTGGCGTAGTTCTGGTCAGATGGTGGCTCTACCACCTTTATCTATAGAACGGGAACGGGTGACAGGACGCAGTGAGTTTGACCGCTTGCTGGATGAGTCTTTCAATTATTCTTCTGACAGTATTGATTTTAGTCATACTAAATCAGCCGGTCCAAACGGGGAAGATTTACCTTTGCATATTTACCCATATGGGGTGAGTCGTCACCAACTGGAACAGGTGATTAGTGTGTTAACTTTGCCTGTTGTATTGACAAAAGACATAGATAGTGGTGATGCAATTTTGGCGTTGCGATCGCACGTGAAAAACCACGCTAAATTAAAGCAAATAGCCAAGGCTCGTCATTTACCAATTCATGTGATTAAGTCTAGCACCATACCCCAAATTACTCGCGGTTTGCGGCGGTTGCTGAATATTGATGATCCAGAAATCGGTGATGACCGAGAATTACAACTATTACTCCATAGTGGGAGTGATGACGAAATAGACGCTTTGGAAGAAGCCAGACTTGCAGTTGAGCAAATTGTCATTCCTAAAGGTCAACCTGTGGAGTTATTACCCCGTTCTCCGCAAGTAAGAAGAATGCAGCATGAGTTGGTAGAACATTATAGGCTCAAGTCCAATAGTTTTGGGGAAGAACCAAACCGACGGTTAAGAATTTATCCGGCATAA
- the dhaL gene encoding dihydroxyacetone kinase subunit DhaL, translated as MVTQVQIIQWIQVFASVIEHHKEELTELDAAIGDADHGINMDRGFKKVSNLLPSFADKDISTIFRTVSMTLISSVGGASGPLYGTWFLRASSATAGKKELTQEDMLKFLQSGLDGVIERGKAQLGDKTMLDVLSPAVVAFEQAVNEGMGTVEALRVAVSAAEQGLQETIPMLAKKGRASYLGDRSVGHQDPGGTSAYFMLRSLLKVVDSQKKGGRG; from the coding sequence ATGGTTACTCAGGTGCAGATAATTCAATGGATACAAGTATTTGCTTCTGTCATTGAACATCACAAGGAAGAGTTGACAGAATTAGATGCAGCCATAGGTGATGCTGATCATGGTATCAATATGGATAGAGGTTTTAAAAAGGTCAGCAATCTGCTACCTAGTTTTGCTGATAAAGACATCAGCACCATTTTCAGAACCGTCAGCATGACTTTAATTTCCAGCGTTGGTGGTGCTAGTGGTCCTTTGTATGGAACTTGGTTTTTAAGAGCTAGTTCCGCAACGGCTGGTAAAAAGGAATTAACTCAAGAAGATATGCTCAAGTTTCTCCAATCTGGTTTAGATGGTGTAATTGAACGTGGTAAGGCACAGTTGGGAGATAAGACAATGTTAGATGTATTGTCTCCGGCTGTGGTGGCTTTTGAGCAAGCTGTCAACGAAGGTATGGGAACGGTGGAAGCTTTGCGGGTAGCGGTTTCGGCTGCTGAACAAGGTTTACAGGAAACCATACCCATGTTAGCAAAAAAGGGAAGAGCTAGTTATTTAGGCGACCGCAGTGTGGGACATCAAGATCCAGGGGGTACCTCTGCTTATTTTATGTTGCGAAGTTTATTAAAGGTGGTAGACAGTCAGAAAAAAGGGGGTAGGGGGTAA
- the dhaK gene encoding dihydroxyacetone kinase subunit DhaK: MKKLINQPEDFVKESLAGMAVAHADLIQVNYEPSFVYRTDAPVQGKVAIISGGGSGHEPMHVGFVGMGMLDAACPGEVFTSPTPDQMLAAAQQVDGGAGILYIVKNYSGDLMNFEMATELARSEGIRTLNIIIDDDVAVKDSLYTQGRRGVGTTVLAEKICGAAAEQGYNLQQLANLCRKVNLHGRSLGVALSSCTVPAKGTPTFALGDNEIELGIGIHGEPGRERVSMKSGDEITEILVRWLCPSQASLIDNIDYSRTVREWDEAQEGWVDVELLNKPLQKGDQILAYVNSMGGTPVSELYLVYRKLAEICEQEGLQIVRNLIGPYMTSLEMQGCSITLLKLDDEMLRLWDAPVKTASLRWGV; the protein is encoded by the coding sequence ATGAAAAAGCTGATTAATCAACCAGAAGACTTTGTAAAGGAAAGTCTAGCAGGAATGGCTGTGGCTCATGCTGATTTAATTCAGGTAAATTATGAGCCTAGTTTTGTGTATCGAACTGATGCACCTGTACAGGGAAAGGTAGCAATCATTTCTGGTGGTGGAAGTGGTCATGAACCTATGCATGTGGGTTTTGTGGGGATGGGAATGCTTGATGCTGCTTGTCCTGGGGAAGTTTTTACTTCACCGACTCCTGACCAAATGTTAGCCGCAGCACAGCAGGTCGATGGTGGTGCTGGTATTCTTTATATCGTTAAAAATTATAGTGGCGATTTGATGAATTTTGAAATGGCGACGGAGTTAGCCAGAAGTGAAGGTATCCGCACGTTAAATATTATTATTGATGATGATGTAGCGGTGAAAGATAGTTTATATACGCAAGGAAGAAGAGGTGTAGGAACAACTGTGCTGGCGGAAAAAATTTGTGGAGCCGCTGCGGAACAGGGTTATAATTTGCAGCAGTTAGCAAATTTGTGTAGAAAGGTAAATCTGCATGGACGCAGTCTAGGTGTGGCGTTGAGTTCTTGTACAGTCCCGGCAAAGGGTACGCCGACTTTTGCTTTGGGGGATAATGAGATAGAATTGGGAATTGGTATTCATGGAGAACCAGGAAGAGAAAGGGTTTCTATGAAATCAGGGGATGAGATTACAGAGATTTTAGTGCGTTGGCTTTGCCCGTCGCAAGCATCGCTCATTGATAATATTGACTATAGTCGCACAGTGCGAGAGTGGGATGAAGCTCAAGAGGGATGGGTTGATGTAGAACTGTTAAATAAACCCCTGCAAAAAGGCGATCAGATCTTAGCTTATGTTAACAGTATGGGAGGTACTCCCGTTTCTGAATTGTATCTTGTCTACCGCAAACTAGCAGAAATCTGTGAACAGGAAGGACTGCAAATAGTGCGAAATCTAATTGGACCCTACATGACATCATTAGAAATGCAAGGTTGCTCCATCACACTGCTGAAGTTAGATGACGAGATGCTGCGGTTATGGGATGCACCAGTAAAAACAGCAAGTTTACGCTGGGGAGTATGA
- a CDS encoding HMA2 domain-containing protein — MRQITERISLNTSFNPIATKIISDTPGRLRLRIAPGNRQAEKIQHIANFLTAQPHITQVRTNIHHGSILINHDGQTGTLAEISATLRDIGIIFAAITQGKTEAATAISNVVIDLNQRVERATDGTVDLRFLLPCGLSILAMRQLIVKGVQLEVIPWYVIAWYAFDSFLKLNNVVVGDR; from the coding sequence ATGCGACAAATTACGGAAAGAATAAGTCTAAATACATCTTTTAATCCTATAGCTACAAAAATTATCAGTGATACCCCAGGAAGGCTAAGATTAAGAATTGCTCCTGGAAATCGCCAAGCTGAGAAAATACAACATATCGCCAATTTTTTAACCGCACAACCTCACATTACTCAAGTGCGAACTAATATCCATCACGGTAGTATTCTCATCAATCATGATGGTCAGACTGGCACTTTAGCAGAGATTTCAGCTACACTGCGTGATATAGGGATAATTTTTGCAGCTATTACCCAAGGGAAAACTGAAGCAGCAACAGCTATATCTAATGTAGTAATTGACTTGAACCAACGGGTTGAACGTGCTACAGATGGTACTGTGGATTTACGTTTCCTGTTACCATGTGGACTCAGTATCCTAGCTATGAGACAATTGATTGTTAAAGGTGTGCAATTGGAAGTAATTCCTTGGTATGTTATAGCTTGGTATGCTTTTGATAGTTTTCTGAAACTGAATAATGTTGTAGTAGGTGATAGGTGA
- a CDS encoding DUF5132 domain-containing protein: protein MAKITDFIEDAGAPGIIAGIGTVLLAPVVIPVVAGIGKPIAKSIIKNGLVAYEKSKGAFAELGETWEDIVAEARAEIAEEQHRPVFEAAESQSGNGA, encoded by the coding sequence ATGGCAAAAATTACTGATTTCATAGAAGATGCCGGCGCACCTGGAATTATAGCTGGGATAGGCACAGTTTTATTAGCTCCTGTGGTAATCCCTGTTGTCGCAGGAATTGGTAAACCGATAGCTAAATCAATCATCAAAAACGGACTTGTTGCTTATGAAAAAAGCAAGGGAGCCTTTGCTGAATTGGGTGAAACTTGGGAAGATATTGTAGCTGAAGCTAGAGCCGAAATAGCTGAAGAACAACACAGACCAGTATTTGAAGCTGCTGAAAGTCAATCTGGTAATGGTGCATAA
- a CDS encoding HMA2 domain-containing protein yields the protein MNTDRKDSFGEWKSLDFWKKQSLDLIPLLTGLAVTGRIGIHGLAAIPVWILTADATRRVIKSLEPEFLSAGKIKTIPDIDKEDNTQIAYNVVHTIPGRIRFYVPLIAQSSAYTQRLETLLKAHNQITNVRVNTHASSIVIAYQSPEISINWVEIMKLALQRHPCIDPPISEICITEINNLEISPKTSNLWTNLKPASLSYSLNLMANLPL from the coding sequence ATGAATACTGATAGAAAAGATAGCTTTGGGGAATGGAAATCTCTCGATTTTTGGAAAAAGCAATCTCTTGATTTAATTCCCTTGCTGACAGGGTTAGCTGTCACAGGGAGAATAGGAATACATGGTTTAGCTGCAATTCCAGTTTGGATCCTAACCGCAGATGCTACACGCAGGGTGATTAAGTCTTTAGAACCGGAATTTTTGTCAGCAGGAAAAATTAAAACTATCCCAGATATAGATAAAGAAGATAATACTCAAATCGCTTATAATGTAGTCCATACAATTCCAGGAAGGATTAGATTTTATGTACCCCTAATTGCTCAAAGTTCTGCCTATACACAGAGGTTAGAAACTTTACTGAAAGCCCATAATCAAATTACTAATGTGCGTGTTAATACTCATGCATCATCAATAGTGATCGCATACCAATCTCCGGAAATTAGCATAAATTGGGTGGAAATAATGAAGTTAGCTTTACAACGACATCCATGTATAGATCCTCCTATTTCAGAAATATGTATAACAGAGATTAATAACTTAGAAATTTCTCCAAAAACTTCAAATTTATGGACTAATTTAAAACCTGCATCACTGTCTTATTCCCTAAATTTAATGGCAAATCTACCTTTATAA
- the def gene encoding peptide deformylase, with protein sequence MVFLVNKSVPIIQLGNPMLVQKAAWVDNIQDEHIQKLIGDLIFTVYQANSVGIAAPQVAESHRLFIVASRPNTRYPDAPEMKPTAMINPKIIAYSTEVIKGWEGCLSVPGIRGLVPRYQKIEIEYNDRNGKIQKQELTDFIARIFQHEYDHLEGKVFLDRVESTEELMTESEYQQRVLNNT encoded by the coding sequence ATGGTGTTTCTCGTGAATAAATCAGTACCAATTATTCAACTAGGTAATCCGATGTTAGTCCAAAAAGCTGCTTGGGTCGACAACATTCAAGATGAGCATATTCAAAAACTCATTGGTGACTTAATATTTACTGTTTATCAAGCTAATAGTGTGGGAATCGCTGCACCTCAGGTGGCAGAATCTCATCGTTTATTTATTGTTGCCTCCCGTCCTAATACCAGATATCCCGATGCACCAGAAATGAAACCAACAGCAATGATTAATCCAAAAATAATTGCTTATTCAACTGAAGTTATCAAAGGTTGGGAAGGTTGTTTAAGTGTGCCGGGAATTAGGGGGTTAGTTCCTAGATATCAGAAAATTGAAATTGAGTATAATGACCGAAATGGGAAGATACAAAAACAGGAGTTAACAGATTTTATTGCTCGAATTTTTCAACATGAGTATGACCATTTGGAAGGAAAGGTATTTTTAGATAGGGTAGAATCTACTGAAGAACTAATGACTGAGTCCGAATATCAACAACGGGTACTTAACAATACTTAA